One genomic region from Oncorhynchus gorbuscha isolate QuinsamMale2020 ecotype Even-year linkage group LG13, OgorEven_v1.0, whole genome shotgun sequence encodes:
- the pola2 gene encoding DNA polymerase alpha subunit B, with amino-acid sequence MALVNADRIKSELSTFDIVCGDDILDKLLEQCLCNRLQGDDIVLEWVAFSTTKGGLKLSLNTLEQFEHEVLNKKYKAKPAIAKREESHNRTRDINSLHDLIKAEEEEESLLDSYSTPAKGSQKRALTTPEHPQSKRSAALIASPGLLLCSASFSPSVTPSQKYSQRGGRGEVVSTFGAVQGTRWAGRKGQTNGVQLELLEGSEDSLINNYKYMFQRLRDVRNVLTEKIEELGEELRINFNIEEFSPVSLPAQDSVTVLGQVCCDSNGKLNSQSVLLEAGPDQGERQVPVDLSELRDYSLFPGQVVVMEGMNTSGRKFVASKLFEGVPLPFYSTPIKQEMDMDIPDVPEQLLVMVACGPYTPSDGLTFDPLVDLINVIARDRPDVCILLGPFVDSKHEQIEKSLVTETFDAIFSRCVGSIVEGTKGVGCRLVFVPSQRDVHHHFIYPQPPFILPDLSKDDAKRMTLVPDPCTLLIDGVTFGLTSTDILFHMGAEEISCASGSDRFSRILKHMLTQRNYYPLYPPVEEVNMDYEKFQCYGQMPLTPDVLIVPSELRFFIKDVIGCVCVNPGRLTKGQVGGTYGRLLIQRSAPSIDGKRVSPCVAGQVVKI; translated from the exons ATGGCATTAGTAAATGCAGATAGAATCAAATCGGAGCTGAGCACGTTCGACATTGTTTGTGGAGACGACATATTGGACAAGC TGTTGGAGCAGTGTCTGTGCAACAGGTTGCAGGGGGATGATATAGTCCTGGAGTGGGTGGCTTTCAGCACCACCAAGGGAGGCTTGAAACTCAGTTTGAACACACTGGAGCAGTTTGAGCATGAG GTTCTAAACAAGAAATACAAGGCCAAGCCGGCCATCGCAAAGCGAGAGGAATCACACAACAGAACCAGGGATATCAACTCGCTGCATGACCT AAtcaaagcagaagaagaagaggagagtctTCTGGACTCCTATTCCACCCCAGCTAAG GGTTCTCAGAAGCGTGCCCTGACCACCCCAGAACACCCCCAGTCTAAGAGGAGTGCAGCTCTTATAGCCAGCCCTGGCCTGCTGCTGTGCTCAGCCAGCTTCTCCCCCAG TGTGACCCCTTCTCAGAAGTACAGTCAGCGTGGAGGTCGGGGGGAGGTGGTGTCTACATTTGGGGCCGTCCAGGGCACACGTTGGGCAGGGAGGAAAGGGCAGACGAACGGGGTTCAGCTGGAGCTCCTAGAGGGATCAGAGGACTCTTTGATTAACAACTACAAGTACATGTTCCAAAGGCTGAGGGATGTCCGCAACG TGTTGACCGAGAAGATTGAGGAGCTGGGAGAGGAACTGAGGATAAACTTTAACATAGAAGAGTTCTCACCTGTGTCTCTTCCTGCTCAG gACAGTGTGACTGTCCTGGGACAGGTGTGCTGTGACAGTAATGGGAAGCTTAACTCTCAATCAGTGCTGTTGGAGGCAGGGCCTGATCAGGGTGAGCGGCAGGTGCCAGTAGACCTGTCTGAACTCAGAGACTACTCACTCTTCCCTGGACAGGTGGTCGTCATGGAGGGGATGAATACTTCAGGGAGGAAGTTTGTGGCATCTAAACTCTTTGAG GGTGTCCCCCTCCCATTCTACTCTACTCCCATCAAACAGGAAATGGACATGGACATTCCTGATG TTCCAGAGCAGCTTTTGGTGATGGTGGCCTGTGGTCCCTACACCCCCTCTGACGGCCTGACCTTTGACCCCCTGGTGGACCTCATCAACGTCATCGCCAGGGACCGCCCTGACGTTTGCATACTG CTGGGACCCTTTGTGGACTCCAAACATGAGCAGATAGAG AAATCTCTGGTGACGGAAACGTTTGATGCCATCTTCTCCAGATGTGTGGGAAGCATTGTGGAAGGAACCAAAGG AGTTGGATGTCGGTTGGTATTTGTTCCCTCCCAGAGAGATGTCCACCATCACTTCATTTACCCACAACCCCCTTTCATCCTGCCGGACCTCAGCAAGGATGACGCAAAG CGTATGACCCTGGTGCCTGACCCCTGCACCCTGCTCATCGATGGCGTGACCTTTGGCCTGACCTCTACAGACATCCTTTTCCACATGGGAGCAGAGGAGATCAGCtg TGCCTCTGGCTCGGACAGATTCTCACGCATCTTGAAGCATATGTTGACCCAGAGAAA CTACTACCCCTTGTACCCGCCTGTGGAGGAGGTGAACATGGACTATGAGAAGTTCCAGTGTTACGGCCAGATGCCCCTCACTCCTGATGTGCTCATCGTCCCCTCCGAGCTACGCTTCTTCATCAAG GATGTGATTGGCTGCGTGTGTGTCAATCCTGGACGCCTGACCAAGGGCCAGGTGGGAGGGACTTATGGCAGGCTGCTCATCCAGAGGAGCGCCCCATCGATAGATGGAAAGAGAGTCAGTCCCTGTGTGGCTGGCCAAGTGGTCAAGATCTAA
- the slc24a6a gene encoding sodium/potassium/calcium exchanger 3, with product MKAAVRPKRMRLFWRLGVCGVGMITATWLMQLLDVTDSPSPSDVVGDFPWSKRKLMQEREEENHTSYTPTTPRAAIHEFPADIFSPEQRRKGAVLLHAVCAIYMFYALAIVCDVYFVPSLEKISENLQLSEDVAGATFMAAGSSAPELFTSLIGVFITKGDLGVGTIVGSAVFNILVIIGICGIFAGQPISLSWWPLLRDSLYYILSILMLIVVIYDDKVIWWETIILISMYLVYIIIMKFNRPLSGWVERHCGRGGQPCFSTLRRTTAVGHGGVDCDTDMVLLKRDSCAGQETAVVMVDELMSLHPHQLSFSEASLHLLITPHFPPYTRLRMAGRMVINERQRLSRVRGQEENDGEEGGDGNGGAGDSERQPLEGDGDRDGGTEGNTEGLQPEEEELEEEEEVSFSPFIVPGGHCERVRWLVSWPLCLLLCCTVPNCVLPRWSRWYLLTFLASTLWIAVFSYLMVWMVTIISYTLGIPEVVMGITFLAAGTSVPDCMASLIVARQGMGDMAVSNSIGSNIFDVLLGLGFPWFLRTLVVDYGSVVYINSKGLVYSVVLLLGSVFLTVLSVHLNRWWLDRRLGLCLMMLYVIFLLCSVGFQRL from the exons ATGAAGGCGGCGGTGAGACCTAAGCGCATGCGGCTTTTCTGGCGACTCGGTGTCTGTGGAGTCGGGATGATCACCGCCACCTGGCTCATGCAGCTCCTAGACGTAACAG ACTCTCCAAGCCCCAGTGATGTTGTTGGTGACTTCCCGTGGTCCAAGAGAAAACTAatgcaggagagagaagaggagaaccaCACCTCTTACACTCCTACAACACCCAGAGCTG caATCCACGAGTTTCCAGCAGATATTTTCTCTCCAGAGCAAAGGAGAAAAGGAGCAGTTCTTCTCCATGCAGTCTGT GCGATCTACATGTTCTATGCCCTGGCTATAGTCTGTGATGTCTATTTTGTTCCATCACTGGAGAAGATATCAGAG AATCTTCAACTCAGTGAGGATGTTGCCGGGGCAACATTCATGGCGGCTGGGAGCTCCGCCCCTGAGCTCTTCACCTCTTTAATTG GTGTCTTTATCACGAAAGGTGACCTGGGGGTAGGCACCATTGTGGGATCGGCTGTCTTCAACATCCTCGTCATCATCGGCATTTGTGGGATCTTTGCCGGACAG cCTATCTCGCTGAGCTGGTGGCCGCTGCTTCGGGATTCTCTCTACTACATCCTGTCTATATTGATGCTGATTGTGGTGATCTATGATGACAAAGTGATTTG GTGGGAGACCATCATACTGATCTCCATGTATCTAGTCTACATTATCATCATGAA gttcaACAGACCCCTGTCAGGCTGGGTGGAGAGGCACTGTGGTCGAGGGGGCCAGCCCTGCTTCAGTACCTTGAGACGGACCACTGCAGTGGGGCATGGGGGAGTCGACtgtgacacagacatggtgctgctGAAGAGAG atTCGTGTGCAGGGCAGGAGACTGCAGTAGTGATGGTGGATGAGTTGATGAGTCTGCACCCTCACCAGCTGAGCTTCTCTGAGGCAAGCCTCCATCTCCTGATCACCCCACATTTCCCCCCCTACACACGCCTCCGCATGGCAGGACGCATGGTCATCAATGAG AGACAGAGGTTGAGCCGGGTTCGGGGCCAGGAGGAGAAcgatggggaggaggggggagatggg AACGGTGGAGCGGGGGACAGTGAAAGGCAGCCACTGGAGGGGGACGGAGACAGGGATGGGGGGACGGAGGGGAACACAGAGGGGTTACAGCCTGAAGAGGAGGAgctagaggaagaagaggaggtctCCTTCAGTCCCTTCATAGTGCCAG GAGGGCACTGTGAGCGTGTGCGCTGGCTGGTGTCATGGCCTCTGTGCCTGCTGCTCTGCTGCACTGTACCAAACTGTGTCCTGCCTCGCTGGAGCCGCTGGTACCTCCTGACCTTCCTGGCCTCCACACTCTGGATCGCAGTCTTCTCCTACCTCATGGTCTGGATG GTGACCATTATCAGTTACACGCTGGGCATCCCTGAGGTGGTGATGGGCATCACCTTCCTGGCAGCTGGCACCAGCGTACCGGACTGTATGGCCAGCCTGATCGTCGCACGACAAG gtATGGGGGATATGGCTGTCTCTAACTCCATTGGCAGTAATATCTTCGATGTGCTTCTGGGACTTGGGTTCCCTTGGTTCCTGCGCACTCTGGTGGTCGACTACGGATCAGTG GTGTATATCAACAGTAAAGGCCTGGTCTATTCAGTTGTTCTGCTGTTGGGTTCAGTGTTCCTCACT GTCCTGAGTGTTCATCTGAACCGTTGGTGGTTGGACcgcagactgggtctctgtctcatGATGCTCTATGTCATCTTCCTACTCTGCTCGGTCGGCTTCCAGCGACTGTAG
- the LOC123993626 gene encoding zinc finger protein ubi-d4-like: MAAAVDSVVKVLGEQYYKDAMEQCHSYNARLCAERSILMPFIDSQTGVAQSNCYIWMEKRHRSAGMAPGQLYSYPSRRWRKRRRSHPPEDPRLAFPPIKSADLELGLKRDVVGTVDGSSLEALLKGEPLERRGPPDTRAPEDNPATPEPVAATVSSHTSSGRIRKRVLDHDDYLDDLDDEDFEDETPKRRGKGKSKGRGVGNGKKKMEAAAAALEEQDKPYACDICGKRYKNRPGLSYHYTHSHLAEEEGEDREEIESPPPRRQPEEHKTPKKGPNGLALPNDYCDFCLGDSAHNQKTGQSEELVSCSDCGRSGHPSCLQFTDVMMAAVKTYRWQCIECKCCNVCGTSENDDQLLFCDDCDRGYHMYCLKPPMTEPPEGSWSCHLCLALLKDKASIYKQQSPTTEDE; the protein is encoded by the exons ATGGCGGCGGCCGTAGATAGTGTTGTGAAAGT GCTCGGGGAGCAGTACTACAAGGATGCTATGGAACAGTGCCACAGCTACAATGCTCGTCTGTGTGCGGAAAGGAGCATCCTTATGCCTTTCATCGACTCTCAGACGGGTGTTGCTCAAAGCAACTGCTACATCTGGATGGAGAAGAGACACCGGAGTGCAG GCATGGCTCCTGGGCAGCTGTATAGCTATCCTTCTCGACGCTGGAGGAAGAGACGGCGGTCCCACCCTCCTGAGGACCCCCGTTTGGCCTTCCCACCTATCAAATCGG cggACCTGGAGCTAGGTCTGAAACGGGATGTTGTGGGAACGGTGGATGGCAGCAGCCTGGAGGCACTGCTGAAGGGGGAGCCCCTGGAGAGGAGGGGCCCGCCAGACACCCGTGCCCCGGAGGACAACCCAGCCACACCTGAACCCGTGGCCGCCACAGTCTCCAGCCACACCTCCTCTGGACGCATCCGCAAG AGGGTGCTGGACCACGATGACTACCTGGATGATCTGGATGATGAGGACTTTGAGGATGAGACCCCCAAGAGACGAGGGAAGGGCAAGTCCAAGGGTCGTGGAGTGGGAAATGGAAAGAAGAAAATGGAGGCAGCTGCTGCAGCCTTGGAGGAGCAGGACAAACCATACGCCTGTGACA tcTGTGGGAAGCGCTATAAGAACCGTCCGGGCCTGAGCTACCACTACACACACTCCCATCTGgcggaggaagagggggaggacagagaggagatagagtcCCCTCCCCCCCGGCGCCAGCCTGAGGAACACAAGA CTCCTAAGAAAGGCCCTAACGGTCTGGCCCTGCCCAACGACTACTGCGACTTCTGTCTGGGAGACTCTGCCCACAACCAGAAGACCGGCCAGTCAGAGGAGCTGGTGTCCTGCTCAGACTGCGGACGCTCGG GTCACCCGTCCTGCCTGCAGTTTACAGATGTGATGATGGCAGCTGTGAAGACGTACCGCTGGCAGTGTATCGAGTGCAAGTGCTGCAACGTCTGTGGTACCTCAGAGAACGAC gACCAGCTGCTGTTCTGTGATGACTGTGATCGAGGATACCACATGTACTGCCTCAAGCCTCCTATGACTGAGCCCCCAGAAG GGAGTTGGAGTTGTCACCTTTGCCTGGCGCTGCTGAAGGACAAGGCATCCATATACAAGCAGCAGAGCCCCACCACAGAGGATGAATAG
- the LOC123993627 gene encoding thiosulfate:glutathione sulfurtransferase-like: protein MWYLTINIPFKYAPVNKMANSDKDISYSDLKALLTKSNKGLLVVDVRTKEEVDRGHIPGSIHIPVDTVESALALDPAEFQAKYGVPKPPLDTPELVFHCQMGRRGGVATDKARGLGFQKAVNYAGGYQEWSEKEG, encoded by the exons ATGTGGTACTTGACAATCAATATTCCATTCAAATACGCACCAGTAAACAAGATGGCAAACTCAG ATAAGGATATCTCCTACTCTGACCTTAAGGCCCTGCTGACCAAGAGCAACAAGGGTCTTCTGGTGGTTGATGTAAGGACAAAAGAGGAGGTAGACAGAGGACACATTCCAGGATCAATCCATATTCCAG ttgatACAGTGGAGAGTGCCCTAGCGCTGGACCCTGCTGAGTTCCAGGCCAAGTACGGGGTGCCCAAACCCCCCCTGGATACCCCCGAGCTGGTGTTTCACTGTCAGATGGGCCGGCGAGGAGGCGTGGCCACAGACAAGGCACGAGGCCTTGGATTCCAAAA GGCCGTCAACTATGCCGGAGGATACCAGGAGTGGTCTGAGAAAGAGGGGTGA
- the zgc:195212 gene encoding DUF4554 domain-containing protein, with translation MMKHIQQVLQSLMLLARWGRKRLEKSLVVDGGGLLVLLWAAPGQPPSSQVVNCTVAVAGPWCSGVTVEEVQQEFWRRLGPSPCPAPDPEELCAFTEIYGPLHFLLSFQISEVKLDRCKVWSHTEGFLHKLSLTNAGVKIHLKLKLEGETYQRIFSGKAERLTLKDQTVIMDVASSITQPPMSVGAGPWCQRVHPVLGGGLPLLIPPEAMERGLYGELHLLPVTVLTPCVLQYPNLATRVTRIQVLLYSPSNLPLLGPSAFLQQLPSCLALEGLGLSGLTCTSTHSTTTDPLCSDTVYSIDRAQCQETEPEWIPAVDQNLSLFLFLQHSDPFHSQLSDFMASEELLELHLEDVLRYNREAVTAALNTLLQSTLKDQQLRDKAQEKMCSALGVMLRSIGCVVSSSTNMEFRAACLDRMMVQDTYELSASLHESLQRVTAGRVVPSGRCYWGQADTLTCSRPKNFPSGKEI, from the exons ATGATGAAACATATACAACag GTTTTACAATCACTGATGTTACTTGCCCGTTGGGGGAGAAAACGGCTAGAAAAGTCCTTAGTCGTAGATGGAGGTGGACTACTGGTCCTGTTGTGGGCCGCGCCGGGCCAGCCACCCAGCAGCCAGGTGGTCAACTGCACAG TTGCAGTTGCAGGACCCTGGTGCTCAGGAGTCACAGTGGAAGAAGTCCAACAAG AGTTCTGGAGGAGACTgggcccctccccctgccctgccCCTGACCCAGAGGAACTATGTGCCTTCACCGAAATCTATGGCCCTCTCCACTTCCTTCTGTCCTTTCAG ATCAGTGAGGTGAAACTGGACAGGTGTAAGGTGTGGTCACACACAGAGGGCTTCTTGCACAAGCTGAGCCTGACTAACGCAGGGGTGAAAATTCACCTCAAATTGAAATTGGAAGGAGAAACATATCAGAGAATTTTTAG TGGGAAGGCAGAGAGACTCACcctgaaggaccagactgtgatCATGGATGTTGCTTCTTCTATCACGCA GCCTCCCATGTCAGTAGGAGCAGGCCCGTGGTGCCAGCGAGTCCACCCTGTATTAGGAGGTGGGTTACCTCTACTTATCCCGCCTGAGGCCATGGAGAGAGGCCTGTATGGGGAGCTGCACCTCCTACCAGTCACTGTTCTCACCCCCTGTGTGTTGCAGTACCCCAACCTGGCAACCAGAGTCACACGCATACAG GTGCTGCTGTACAGCCCCAGTAACCTTCCCCTGCTGGGGCCCTCAGCCTTCCTACAGCAACTGCCTTCCTGTCTGGCCCTGGAGGGGCTGGGTCTCTCTGGGCTTACCTGTACCTCAACACACTCCACCACCACAG ATCCACTCTGCAGTGACACTGTGTACAGTATAGACAGAGCACAGTGTCAGGAAACTGAGCCAGAATGGATCCCCGCTGTGGATCAgaacctctctctgttcctgttccTCCAGCACAGTGACCCCTTCCACTCCCAACTCTCTGACTTCATGG CCAGCGAGGAGCTGTTAGAGCTCCACCTGGAGGATGTGTTGAGGTACAACAGGGAGGCGGTGACAGCAGCCCTGAACACACTGCTGCAGAGCACACTGAAAGACCAgcagctgagagacaag GCTCAGGAGAAGATGTGCTCTGCCCTGGGGGTGATGCTGAGATCTATAGGCTGTGTGGTGAGCAGCAGCACCAACATGGAGTTCAGAGCAGCCTGTCTGGACCGCATGATG gtgcaGGACACTTATGAGCTGTCAGCCTCTCTCCATGAGTCTCTACAGAGAGTCACAGCTGGCCGTGTAGTGCCTAGTGGCAGGTGTTACTGGGGACAG GCGGACACGCTCACCTGCAGCAGACCTAAGAACTTTCCAAGTGGGAAGGAAATCTGA
- the LOC123994161 gene encoding leucine-rich repeat neuronal protein 4-like, with amino-acid sequence MISFCWNWAALLLLLVLTPDLLPTHLINTQPLLTHAIPTSPTVTHPKIQYVTGVGFDYDEDDYTEENASHSPPNYSKTSSASTLVPMQPKPCDYHPCQDNQMPCSQLSAQTRCLCPGLSGEDEPPHAPHLQKLVPGTDGGAEVRWCAPASVVSGYRVVIEDRKGAPLQFRGDSRSGVLGELEAGVKVCVEAVNIAGTSAPSELSCLRYDPPEATNLALRVGVIGGGLGFLLLLSLVALVLWRRQTCKTGQNSAEGLGNPSYSTEGTL; translated from the coding sequence ATGATATCATTCTGCTGGAATTGGGCAGCTCTGCTCCTTCTACTAGTACTGACCCCTGACCTGCTTCCCACCCACCTCATCAACACCCAACCCCTCCTCACACACGCCATTCCCACCTCCCCAACGGTCACACACCCCAAGATCCAATATGTTACCGGTGTGGGCTTTGACTACGATGAAGATGACTACACTGAAGAGAATGCTTCCCATTCCCCTCCCAATTACAGCAAAACCTCATCAGCTTCTACTCTGGTTCCGATGCAGCCCAAGCCCTGTGACTACCACCCCTGCCAGGACAACCAGATGCCCTGCTCCCAGCTCTCTGCCCAGACCAGGTGCCTCTGCCCTGGGCTAAGCGGGGAAGACGAGCCCCCTCACGCGCCACACCTCCAGAAGCTAGTGCCAGGCACTGATGGAGGGGCAGAGGTACGGTGGTGCGCTCCAGCCTCTGTGGTATCTGGATACCGGGTCGTGATTGAAGATCGAAAGGGAGCGCCTCTCCAGTTCAGGGGTGATTCTCGGAGCGGGGTGCTGGGGGAACTAGAGGCAGGTGTCAAGGTGTGTGTGGAGGCGGTGAACATAGCGGGAACCAGCGCCCCCTCGGAGCTCTCCTGCCTGCGCTACGACCCCCCTGAGGCCACCAACCTGGCCCTAAGGGTGGGGGTCATCGGAGGGGGGCTGGGatttctcctgctcctctccttggTCGCCCTGGTCCTCTGGAGGCGACAGACGTGTAAAACAGGGCAAAACTCTGCCGAGGGGCTGGGGAACCCCTCCTACAGCACGGAGGGAACGCTGTGA